In the Vulpes vulpes isolate BD-2025 chromosome 12, VulVul3, whole genome shotgun sequence genome, TATgatttattatcatcattaacCTTTCCCAACTatctcccacccctccctgccatgTATACAACAATTCAAGTCTCAATATCATTTGCCATTCCCCAAATTTGCAGTGCTTTTTTCCTCTGATgaccttttaaattcttttttgtatTCCCTTTGCTCAGAATGTTCTCCTAATTTTCTCTGCTGGTAACCTTCTACTTATATTTAAGCCTAATACCAATGCATTTCTAAAACCATATCATAAAACAGATTGTATATTTCCATAGTAACAATGTAATAATTGGAGAATGTTTTGAATAAAGAACTAGCACAAAATAACCTGCTAAAAATCAAAGATATACTTTTTGGAATACTTTATAATGATTTTTTCGGGGAAAATTATTTCCCGAGTTTTAGAAAGTGTACAAAAAGCTATTCTATGTATTGATTTCATATGAAACATCAAAGGCAATAAAGTGAATATAGAGTCCATGGAAAACAGAAATCTATCATAACACTGCCCAATATAAACAAACACTAGCTATttaatcattaataaaaataattattgtgcCATAAGCTTCCTTTGATGTTAAATATcatcccttttattattattatcattattttttgctATGACCCATATTGCATAAAAATCTGGCCAGATAATTCATTGAATACCTTTCTGTTTAGCCAGCAAagttattcattcagtaaacagtATAATGAAGTTTATTAGAAAAGAGGAGTCACTGAAGAATTGAAAGTTTTCAAAACTGTGTAGGAATATGAAGAATAATCTGTGGAGTTGgaaatgtttgttcatttatCCTCCAAATCATATCCAAACATTTCCATGAAAGGGGAATATCATTCAAAATAGAGCAAAACTTTGAAGGAGAGTTTGTTATATCCCTCTAAGAAGGTAATTTTGGTAGATGTGTCTGCCTTCATCCTAGGAATAAGAGAAATTTGTCCCATGGCCTAAATGATTTTCTGTCTCTACTCTCTTGTCTACAGCTTCCTGAATGTCCAGTTCCTATCATACTAGCCAGGGTTATTGACTGCAAACAGCAGAAATTGATTCGGGTTAACTTTGGCAAAAGATGGAATTAATTGGGGGTTATTAACAAACCCATAGAGCAGGCCAGAGAATTAGCTTTTGGAATCCGGCAGGATCTAGGGGAAATCAAGTGGTGGAATCACAGCCAAATTATACCACAGAACCATCTGGTTAGGCTGCATTGGTTCCTTGTATTGGTACCACCAATACCCAATACTCGTTATCACtggtaatttttctttgtttttgccaaaatgaaatataaattgttCCTGTTCCTTTGTGTCACTTGCCCCAGACTTAGAGTCCTGCATAGAAACATCTGACTGGCTGAGTTCAGTCTTACTTTCTTTGGGGAAGTTTCACAGAAGGCTGAGTCTGGTTCCAATCAAGGCTCACGTAAGGGCAGATTCCTAAACATGGAAGGAGTACTAATGTTGTAGTCAATACTTCTAGTTAGTTATGTATAAGTATCTGTTTATTCTAGGTATCTAGGTATATAActagattatatatatttgaaagggCAGGGATTTTGTATCTCTTTTGATTGTTGCTATATTCTTAGAGCAAAACACAGGCCCTAGAATGTGGTAAATGCTCTCTATATGCCTACTGGACCTTCTCtctttctacatttctttcttttcttttttttttttttaaatatagattttttaatttttattattattttttaatttatttatgatagtcacagagagagagagagagagagagggaggggcaaagacataggcagagggagaaacaggctccatgcaccaggagcccgacgtgggattcgatcccgggtctccagaatcgtgccctgggccaaaggcaggcgccaaaccgctgtgccacccagggatcccctctttctacATTTCTTAAGTTATGTCTCTAATTCATAGTCTTTCCCTGTGGCTGATGCTGACTTTGGATAATACCTTTAAATCTATCCTCCTCCATTTTACCTATTAACTCTTCACTTGTGTCTAATAGGCTATCACATTCATAGACTTCCTCATTTCAACTATCAcgttttcatttctaaaagtgctagttgattgtttaaaaaaaaatctgtcctgtCAAGTTTTGATGGAGCCTTCATtacattttgctctttttttttctgaacatattaaataaattattttgtattctgtCTCTGATAAGCCTGATAATTTTGCAGGCCTGGTCCTGTAGCTTGTGGTTTATCattaatgattattttcatttctggtggcttcttttgtgtttgtttagggcttttcattaaaatttcatgaTCCCCAGTTAGTTATCTGGGGAAATTCTTTGATATCTGGAGCTAATCTATATTTTCCagagaggaaatatatatatttggttacatttgtaatatgattttttttttaacctggaatgCAGAGGTTGTTAGAAGTTCTCAGGagatattttatctctttctcttccctagaGCCAAGGCCATATCAGACACATATCTTGCCTTCTtcctgtgtgggttttttttatttctctaatttagCCATGGAAAATGTTTCTTTGGGGATCCAGGATTACAAGTTAGTAATGATTCCAAACTCTCAGGCTGCTAAGGTTTAGTCATGAATGGACCTATCCCAGGATTTATCCTTTATGTCCTGCATAGGCAACTGAATTAAAACCCAACTCTGGGCCATTGGGAATCTGCTAGTTCCCCCAAGGCAAATTCCAGGTCCAGTGCTTGTGTACTTTATCTTTTGCCTTTTGCTCTCATGGGAATTCGTTGAGTCTCTGCCACCTCAAACATTAACAGATagatgatttttgtattttacccAGAATTCTTAGTTTTGTTCTATTCAGAATTCTTAGTTTTGTTCTTTCAGGAGAGATTTTTCTGAGTATAAAGTTTGCAAGAGTACTGGAAATAGCTGGGCTTAATAATACATATTGGATGATGAATAAGTTAATAAGTTGATTTCTACTCTAATGAACAGAGATAATTAATTCTCAGTCTTTCATTGCTGGGCCATTGCCGCACATCTGATAAATTGTTGTTCAAAGGGGGAAATATAGAAGATATGAAATTATTTGTACTAGAAAAATTATGTGTACTAAAAGGAAATGCctattttctacataaaaataaGCCTAAAAACATCTAAATATGGAACCATAGGAGATATTCTGAGTAATAAGGGAGAACTGGACTAAGTAATTCAAATTTGTACTGAAAAGTCCCTGGGCCATTTCCCTTGAGTATTTTTCCTTGATGTCTACCAACTAGCATACAGGTCCTAGTGGGCTTCTGCATCTTCTTAATATTGGGTAAATGACCATAAACTTGCTGGCCTGTGGCATATCTGGAGACAAGGCCAGAGGGTTCCAATATGATTGTCCTGAAGGCTAGAGgatgataaaagagaaataagagtGGAAGGggtcaggagagggagagagaaagagagaaaaagaaagagtgagagagaggtaaAAGCTGTACCCTTGTAGGGCTGAACTTTAGAAGTCAGATAACATTGCTTCTGCTATTCTCTTTTGGTTGGAGAAATCCCAAGTCCTTGCTTAGATGCAAGGGTAGGGAATATAGATCCCATCTCTTTATTTAAGGAGTGTCAGTCCTATTGTACCAAGAACATGTAGGATACatacgtgtgtatatgtgtgtttatggGTATGTGCTGCTAtggtcatctttggaaaaaaaacaatcttcTATACATATGCACATTGTACAGTTGTTATAAATATTACATTAGAAAACATCCAACATAATGGCATAATACCAGGCACTTTGTAGTTGTTTCATATCCATAAATTCTTTTACCCTTTGATTTCCTCCCtttatataagaaataaaggGAGTTTTCAGAGATATAAGatggctgaaaaataaaaatgattttttttttttaattcagaagagacacagagtgagaggcagagacacaggaagagggagaagcaggcttccggtggggagtctgatgcaggactcgatcccaagactccagtgtcatgacctgagcctaaggcagatgcttaaccactgagctacccaggtgcccttgtttttgtcttttttgtacaTGCCATCATACTGAATTGTTAGGTCAGtaaattctcattttacaaattaggGAATTAATGGCTCAAAGATGCTTTGTAATTTTAGTGTTGAAGTAGTTTGTCAGgatgatttattaaaatattaatttatttttgttctcgACTTATATTAACACTTAAGTATAACACAAGGATATAGCttgatgggggtgcctgggtggctcagttaagtgtctgctatcgtctcaggtcctgatcccagggtcctgggatggagaccagcatcctgctccctgctcagtagggagtctgcttctccctcccacttgtgctctttcttgctttctcgcactatctctttctcaaataagtaaataaaatctttttataaagggaaatagcttgatgaatttttacaaacTGAACACATCCATGTTATCAGTACCCCTATCAGAAATAGAATATTGTCAACAACCTTGAAGTATATCCTTTTCCAGTCACTAGACTCTGCAAAACCAAACATAAATAATGGTtatctttcttttgtaaagattatttatttatttatttatttatttatttatttattcatgagagacagagagagagagagagagagaggcagagacacaggcagaggaagaagcaggctttataaagggatcccaatgtgggactccatcctgggactccaggatcacgcttttagcccaaggcaggtgctaaactgctgagccacccagggatcccaaatagcAGCTATCTGACTTATAACACCACAgattagtttccttatttttgaaattcatatgaatggaatcataaagtGTGTACTCTTTAtgcttggcttcttttgcttcatAATAAGTTTGTGACCTTTATCTATGCTATTAACTTTCATGGCTGGAAAGCctacgtggctcagcggtttagcgtcaccttaagcccagggcatgatcctggagacctgggatcaaatcctacatcaggctccctgcatggagcctgcttctccctctgcctgtgtctctgcctctttctctctctgtgtgtctctcatgaataaataaataaaatctttattaactttcatGGCTATTcggaattcttttttattaatatcaaTTTATTATCCAGCCTATAGCTGATTGAAATATGGGTTACTTTCAGTTCTTGGTTATTTTGAATAATGGTGCTATGAAACTTGACATGTCATTAGATaacatgtgtatttatttttattgggtaTGCACCTAGGAGTTGAATCGACTGgtcaaaatatatgtgtatgtccAAATTTGTTAAATATTACTAATCAATCTATTGTTCCATAAACAATGATACTCAACAATGTTGTATCACTCATATTATGATCACAATGATCATAATGTAAAACTGTACCAATGTTTAATCCTTATACCTACATAATTCTTTTCCCTCTATTCCGCTTCTACCTATTTTAGGAAGGTAGCTAGggtttgtatttctttgctttAGGGTTTTTGGAAACCCTAAAACAGCTTGCAGCAAGGGCTCTTCCCATTTTTGAACATAAATCTACTGAAGATATAGTATTGGTTGGTCAGGAGGAGTAAGTTCAGTTAAGGAGAACTTTGAGGGCAAGGAGGGTAAAAGATACTCCCTTAGAATGAGGATGGAGGTCAGTGGGTCTAGGAGGCAGTGGGGGCCAGAGGACCTGAATAGCTGCTTATGTTCTTTTTAGTAGGGTGACCATATAATTTCTTAGCCAAATCCAGACACTTTTAAGAGTGAGACAGTGTGCTATTAATAATTACAGGGATAATAGATGTAAATCAGAACTATTCCAGGAGAACTGGGATTATTTTAGGCAGTCTCAGTTAACTTACAAATGCAGTTGCTGACATGCCTTTGAATGTTTCTTAGAATATTCATGTAGCAGATCATATGGAGAGCAGCTTTGTCATCTGGAGAGTGACAGGATTAAAACATTTAGGTACATCTCCTGTTACATCTTGGCCTGCATGTATCTATGGAGTAACTTTATGCAGGTGTATGTGTGCTCCCTTGCATATGTGTTGTTATATTTTAATCTCCTTATATATACCAAAGGCCTGTCTGTGGCCCTTAATAGATCTGAGGGTAGGTGGTGCTTGTGGTGGTGGTAGTGTGGTGTCTCCACTGTTCTGAGCAGCTCAGGCTGTTTGAAACATTTTGTCTGAGGTGCTCTCTGTAGCATCTACAACTCTGATTTAAATTGTTGTCTATTACCAAATTCCCTTTGAATATTTGGAAATGGTGGCTAAAATAAGTTTGAGgttattttcctttaaagtcaAGCTTAAGTGCTAAGAGTTAATCGAGAGGAAAAATAAACCTCTCTCACTCAGTAGTGAATGGCGTGAAATCCCTGGAGTAACAGGGAAGTTTGAGTAGAATACCCGAGTCCCAAGATGCTAGGGAAGCAGCATAATCCAGACTGTAAACAAAGACAGTGCAATTCTTTCCTCACAGAAACAAGTCTCTGAGAAATTCCCAGGGGAAATTGTGTCTAAGCAGGCCCCTGAGATCAAGTAGCATAAACTTCTCTGTGATATGCCAGCTGGGGTTCTGGTAAAAATGAGagttgctattttatattttctcctgaaGTTGGTGTAGACCATCTGGGAAAATCCACAAACAGAAATCTTATTCTATTCCCAGAGTACCTTGGTGATTGGGGTCTGTAAAAGGTCTAATTCTCAGCACTGGGGGACTCAGAGGAGTTAACACTTGAGGCTGCTTGTTTTATGCAGGAACACCATTTTCTCCTTTGAGCTAATGGGAAAAAAGATTGCATAAGGCCCAGCACTGAGTGGGACCAGGGAGAAGGAAGGTGAAGGTGAATGTCTGAATCTCATCATTcctgatgattttcttttaagcCCAGACATCTAGAGTATATCGATCCCTTCCCTGCTTTCAACACTTATTTTAATGTAAGATGGAGTGAAGGGGTTTAGAGGAAAAAGGTAGGATGTGTAGAGACAGTAGGGGGCACTCTTGGCTTTCCTTTTAGGGtaggaaagggaggcagagaatggGTGGAGACAATGGGGGACAGGAGAGCTCCTGCCAGGGGAGCTGAGATATAGTCATGGGCATATTGTCAAAAAcctggctgggggaggaggcatagatgagaaaagaaagtaaaaaggtaGGACATCCATATATGGGCTCATCTTCTAGAGCCTTCTTCCATCAGTGATGCTTGTGACTATCATCAATCTATGTATTTTATCACTTGTTTCCACAGACAGCTCCCTGGAAGAGAATGACTCTGAGAAACAGCTCCTCAGCAACTGAGTTTATCCTAGTGGGATTATCAGAACAGCCAGAGCTCCAGCTAcccctcttcctcttgttcttagGGATATATGTGTTTACTGTGGTGGGCAATATGGGGTTGATCACCTTAATTGGGCTGAATTCTAGCCTTCATACTCCAATGTACTTTTTCCTCTTCAACTTGTCTTTTATAGATCTTTGTTATGCCAGTGTGTTTACCCCTAAAATGCTGAATGGTTTTGTGTCAGAAAATATCATCTCTTATGTGGGATGCATGACTCAGCTattcttcttctgtttctttatcaATTCTGAATGCTATGTGTTGGTATCAATGGCCTATGATCACTATGTGGCTATCTGCAACCCTCTGCTGTACATGGTCATCATGTCCCCACAGGTTTGTTCTCTGCTGATGTTTGGTTCATACGTGATAGGGTTTGCTGGAGCTATGGCCCACACTGGAAGCATATTGAGACTGACGTTCTGTAATTCCAACATCATCCACCATTATCTGTGTGAAGTTCTTCCTCTCTTGCAGCTCTCTTGCACCAGCACCCATGTCAATGAGTTgctgttttttattattgtggGAGTGGTCATCACAATATCCAGCATCAGCATCTTCATCTCTTATGCACTGATTCTCTCTAATATCCTCCGTATTCCTTCTGCTGAGAGCAGGTCCAAAGCCTTTAGCACATGTGGCTCTCACATTATtgctgttgctttgttttttgggtCAGGGGCATTCACCTATTTAACAACCTCT is a window encoding:
- the OR8B4 gene encoding olfactory receptor 8B4; translation: MTLRNSSSATEFILVGLSEQPELQLPLFLLFLGIYVFTVVGNMGLITLIGLNSSLHTPMYFFLFNLSFIDLCYASVFTPKMLNGFVSENIISYVGCMTQLFFFCFFINSECYVLVSMAYDHYVAICNPLLYMVIMSPQVCSLLMFGSYVIGFAGAMAHTGSILRLTFCNSNIIHHYLCEVLPLLQLSCTSTHVNELLFFIIVGVVITISSISIFISYALILSNILRIPSAESRSKAFSTCGSHIIAVALFFGSGAFTYLTTSFPGSMDQGKFASVFYTNVVPMLNPFIYSLRNKDVKLALGKTLRRVLL